Proteins from one Gossypium raimondii isolate GPD5lz chromosome 8, ASM2569854v1, whole genome shotgun sequence genomic window:
- the LOC105792334 gene encoding 26S proteasome regulatory subunit 4 homolog A produces the protein MGQGTPGGLNRQGFPGDRKQDGSDKKEKKFEPAAPPARVGRKQRKQKGPEAAARLPTVTPHTKCKLRLLKLERVKDYLLMEEEFVANQERLKPQEEKAEEDRSKVDDLRGSPMSVGNLEELIDENHAIVSSSVGPEYYVGILSFVDKDQLEPGCAILMHNKVLSVVGLLQDEVDPMVSVMKVEKAPLESYADIGGLDAQIQEIKEAVELPLTHPELYEDIGIKPPKGVILYGEPGTGKTLLAKAVANSTSATFLRVVGSELIQKYLGDGPKLVRELFRVADDLSPSIVFIDEIDAVGTKRYDAHSGGEREIQRTMLELLNQLDGFDSRGDVKVILATNRIESLDPALLRPGRIDRKIEFPLPDIKTRRRIFQIHTSRMTLADDVNLEEFVMTKDEFSGADIKAICTEAGLLALRERRMKVTHADFKKAKEKVMFKKKEGVPEGLYM, from the exons ATGGGTCAGGGAACACCGGGTGGTCTGAACCGACAAGGCTTTCCAGGGGATCGGAAACAGGATGGTTCCGATAAGAAGGAGAAGAAATTTGAGCCGGCGGCACCACCGGCCAGGGTGGGCCGTAAGCAACGAAAACAAAAAGGACCCGAAGCGGCGGCCCGGCTTCCTACTGTGACGCCGCATACTAAGTGTAAGCTCCGGCTGTTGAAGCTGGAGCGGGTCAAGGATTATTTACTGATGGAAGAAGAGTTCGTTGCTAATCAGGAACGGCTCAAACCGCAGGAAGAGAAAGCCGAGGAAGATCGATCTAAAGTCGATGATTTGAGAGGGTCGCCAATGAGTGTGGGTAATTTGGAGGAGTTGATCGATGAGAATCATGCGATTGTTTCGTCGTCGGTTGGGCCGGAGTATTATGTTGGGATTTTATCGTTTGTGGATAAGGATCAGTTGGAGCCTGGATGTGCTATTTTGATGCACAACAAg gtTCTTTCTGTTGTTGGTCTTCTGCAAGATGAAGTTGATCCCATGGTGTCAGTTATGAAGGTTGAAAAGGCTCCATTGGAATCTTATGCCGATATAGGAGGTTTGGATGCTCAAATACAGGAGATTAAAGAGGCAGTTGAGCTCCCTCTGACTCATCCTGAACTGTATGAGGACATCGGTATCAAACCTCCAAAAGGAGTTATCTTGTATGGAGAACCTGGCACTGGCAAGACCTTGCTTGCAAAG GCGGTGGCTAATTCTACATCGGCAACTTTCTTACGTGTTGTTGGCAGTGAATTGATTCAGAAGTACTTGGGAGATGGTCCCAAGTTAGTTAGGGAACTCTTCAGAGTTGCTGATGACCTTTCCCCTTCAATCGTCTTCATTGATGAAATTGATGCGGTTGGTACTAAGAG GTATGATGCCCATTCCGGTGGTGAACGTGAAATTCAGAGGACCATGTTGGAGTTGCTGAACCAATTGGATGGCTTTGATTCGAGAGGAGACGTCAAAGTGATTCTTGCAACAAACCGAATTGAAAGTCTTGATCCAGCTTTGCTTCGTCCTGGTCGTATTGATAGGAAGATCGAGTTCCCTCTTCCTGACATCAAAACAAGGAGGCGCATTTTTCAG ATACATACATCAAGGATGACATTGGCTGATGATGTAAACTTGGAAGAATTTGTGATGACAAAAGATGAGTTCTCTGGAGCTGATATAAAGGCAATATGTACTGAGGCTGGTTTGCTTGCTTTAAGAGAGCGACGCATGAAG GTGACACATGCAGACTTTAAGAAGGCCAAGGAAAAGGTGAtgtttaagaagaaagaaggGGTTCCAGAAGGACTTTATATGTAG